One genomic region from Sander lucioperca isolate FBNREF2018 chromosome 3, SLUC_FBN_1.2, whole genome shotgun sequence encodes:
- the cgnl1 gene encoding cingulin-like protein 1 isoform X2: MESYRVTGIPNSGPQRGHTQPSRPSRPHSNGAGTYGLSIRVQGIDGHPYVVLNNQDRGPQSFIDPNSNGYIDTEGSFIENYQEYDFKGGKEAGSNSPFMEYRSQKMTHYTGPENGIADSQGKKPSSLLNFQKHPELLQPYDPENNSLNLDSFHSLPLAETGNQHQSSSSKSAAPAPSNTKSSSLDRNKAPAQQEKRQLPLQSRSETALPKPKSQPQSLPPAQLAQPQNRPQSQVAQPQSNHRLANLNPPLLGSKTQQQPVPSDQPQPSTLLSPTNDQSKTSCRSPTSMSSANSSLERSRREPDVLPLRRTDSSGPVLQSSSRSRHSSSSSTSKALVDEQMDALYADTINRHENRRYIPFLPGSGRDIDTGSIPGVDELIEKFDGKDGSHQRRGRAGRRNRINPEDRKRSRSVDSAFGLPDGSSYMDGFSSQRGTSMEQVLRPSQLRLQKTASSQDSWLTAVDGKATTCVKSAPGSPQSTISKGVGAIQGYKKPQTRTSALPFKSKESKDSASSAGNVSTTSLSTSLSKPSSTADKKPSTEADVQATPDLLKGQRELSQQTHEETAKLILFSYLKDGSSDNDETTKRKVNLVFEKIQTLKSRATASAQGDNKPLDFAAQTKALKEQNDELGKEMAELKRQLEDQTTKNQADKRTVAGLKELQQELERSVEECKRLKEKLAKTEVELQTTVEELFQVKMEREQHQTEIRDLQDQLSEMHDELDLAKKSAADGEKDIIMADMMQLKMEMQEVFLAKEEQEEVLRRRERELTALKGALKEEVSAHDQEVDKMREQYEKEISRLQTSLVEAKQSSAAVVREKAEVEAAKGAVEGQAGRLTQEAERLRRRAQELENEVAKLNRIIDDAKLQESRQGERAGRMEREKKQLEESLAEIKEQEEEMSRANRALTIRLEDVQRNFSKLSTEHKELEVRLQEERTQKEQFKHMKNDMEDERRLLDRTVEKLQREMNDIVVASQSSTLELQEQIDIYKENNRRELTDLQRLLKERGQELEKCLLATNILQEELSRREEDLRQCQRERDEAVLRETTLEKKVHDLEVEAETKAHAKDEKVRRVKLMEERVAQLELDLDEERQSGDQLMDRIDRGREQTKDLKSRVAHLEGSHKSNKEGLVAQLEDRIQELEGRLEGEERERANLQLVNRRLERKVKEMMMQGEEEHNSLQDQKDQLNLRLKALKRQMDEAEEEIDRLEHSKKKLQRDLDEQQEANEQLHGQLKALQNEIRRKSTSAPLLNTLDDDDDDEDDDISTDGETYFSSSLGYKRSSSQDNILSTFTL; encoded by the exons ATGGAGTCATACAGAGTGACTGGCATTCCTAACAGCGGACCACAGCGGGGCCACACTCAGCCGTCCCGCCCCTCCAGGCCCCACAGTAATGGAGCTGGTACATACGGCCTCAGCATCCGTGTCCAGGGTATAGATGGACACCCCTACGTAGTTCTCAACAACCAGGACAGGGGTCCTCAATCCTTTATCGACCCTAACAGTAATGGGTACATCGACACAGAGGGCTCTTTCATTGAGAACTACCAGGAGTATGATTTCAAGGGAGGAAAGGAGGCTGGATCCAACAGCCCCTTCATGGAGTACAGGTCTCAGAAGATGACACATTACACTGGTCCTGAAAATGGCATAGCAGATTCACAAGGAAAGAAACCATCCTCCCTTCTGAACTTTCAGAAGCACCCTGAGTTACTGCAGCCGTATGATCCAGAGAACAACTCCTTGAACCTTGACAGTTTCCACAGCCTGCCTCTGGCTGAGACTGGGAACCAACACCAGAGTTCCTCCTCCAAATCTGCTGCACCTGCACCATCCAACACCAAGTCATCAAGCCTGGACCGGAATAAAGCTCCTGCGCAGCAAGAGAAAAGGCAACTTCCATTACAGAGCCGGAGTGAGACAGCCCTTCCAAAGCCAAAGTCACAACCCCAGTCTTTGCCTCCAGCCCAGCTCGCTCAGCCTCAGAACAGGCCACAATCACAAGTGGCTCAGCCGCAGTCCAACCATCGTCTCGCCAACCTGAATCCGCCTCTGTTAGGCTCTAAAACTCAGCAGCAACCAGTGCCTTCAGACCAGCCTCAGCCCTCCACCTTGTTGAGTCCCACAAATGATCAGAGCAAGACATCGTGCAGATCCCCAACTTCTATGAGCAGCGCCAACTCCAGCCTTGAGCGCAGCCGCCGTGAGCCTGATGTCCTTCCTCTTCGCAGGACTGACTCCAGTGGTCCAGTTCTTCAGTCCTCATCCCGTTCCCGCCACTCCTCCTCATCTTCCACCTCTAAGGCTCTGGTGGACGAACAGATGGATGCCCTGTACGCAGACACCATCAACCGCCACGAGAACCGCCGCTACATCCCTTTCCTCCCAGGTTCAGGCAGAGACATTGACACAGGTTCCATTCCTGGTGTTGATGAGCTCATTGAGAAGTTTGATGGCAAAGATGGCAGTCACCAACGCAGGGGCAGGGCAGGGCGCAGGAACAGAATCAATCCCGAGGACAGGAAGCGCTCCCGCAGTGTGGATAGCGCCTTCGGCCTGCCAGATGGCTCTAGCTACATGGACGGGTTTAGCAGCCAGAGAGGCACATCAATGGAGCAGGTTCTGCGTCCCTCACAGCTACGGCTGCAGAAAACAGCCAGCAGTCAGGACTCCTGGCTCACGGCTGTAGATGGTAAGGCTACAACTTGTGTCAAGAGTGCGCCCGGCTCCCCACAGAGCACCATCTCTAAAGGTGTCGGCGCCATACAGGGTTACAAAAAGCCACAGACTCGCACCTCTGCACTACCATTCAAGAGTAAGGAGAGCAAGGACAGTGCCTCCTCAGCTGGAAATGTTTCGACAACATCACTGTCAACATCGCTATCCAAGCCTTCTTCCACCGCAGACAAAAAGCCCAGTACAGAGGCAGATGTTCAG GCGACACCTGATCTTCTGAAAGGTCAACGGGAGCTTTCACAACAAACACACGAAGAGACTGCAAAACTAATTTTGTTCAGTTACCTCAAGGATGG aagcaGCGATAATGATGAAACGACGAAGAGAAAGGTCAACCTTGTCTTTGAGAAGATACAGACGTTGAAGTCTCGAGCCACAGCGAGCGCACAAGGCGACAACAAA CCCCTGGACTTTGCTGCGCAGACCAAAGCTCTGAAGGAGCAAAATGATGAACTGGGGAAAGAAATGGCTGAACTGAAGAGACAACTTGAGGACCAAACCACG AAGAATCAAGCTGACAAGAGGACAGTAGCAGGTTtgaaggagctgcagcaggagCTGGAGCGGAGTGTAGAGGAGTGCAAGCGTCTGAAGGAAAAACTAGCCAAAACAGAGGTCGAGCTCCAGACCACAGTGGAAGA GCTGTTCCAGGtgaagatggagagggagcaACACCAGACAGAGATCAGAGACCTGCAGGACCAGTTGTCGGAGATGCACGACGAGCTCGACTTAGCCAAGAAGTCAGCTGCAGATGGAGAAAAAGACATCATCATGGCG GACATGATGCAACTGAAGATGGAGATGCAGGAAGTGTTCCTGGccaaggaggagcaggaggaggtgctgaggaggagagagagggagctgaCAGCTCTGAAAGGAGCCCTGAAGGAGGAAGTGTCCGCTCATGACCAGGAGGTGGACAAGATGAGGGAGcagtatgaaaaagaaataagcaggCTGCAGACATCTTTGGTGGAGGCCAAGCAG AGCAGCGCAGCAGTGGTCCGTGAGAAGGCTGAAGTGGAGGCAGCCAAGGGTGCAGTGGAGGGCCAAGCAGGACGGCTGACCCAAGAGGCCGAGCGTCTGCGCAGGCGGGCACAGGAGCTGGAAAATGAGGTGGCCAAACTCAACCGCATCATCGATGATGCCAAGCTACAGGAGAGCAGGCAGGGGGAAAGAGCTGGCCGAATGGAG agagagaaaaagcaaTTGGAAGAATCTTTGGCTGAAATTAAGGAGCAAGAAGAGGAGATGTCGCGTGCCAATCGAGCGTTGACCATTCGATTGGAGGATGTGCAG AGGAACTTTTCCAAACTGAGCACTGAACACAAGGAGTTGGAGGTGAGGTTACAAGAAGAGAGGACTCAAAAGGAGCAGTTCAAGCACATGAAGAACGACATGGAGGATGAGAGGAGGCTGCTGGACCGCACAGTGGAGAAACTTCAGAGGGAG ATGAATGATATTGTGGTGGCGTCCCAGTCATCCACTCTGGAGCTCCAGGAACAGATTGATATTTATAAAGAGAACAACCGAAGGGAGCTGACAGATCTGCAGAGGCTTCTGAAGGAGCGAGGACAGGAACTGGAGAAGTGCCTACTGGCTACCAACATCCTGCAAGAAGAG TTGTCACGTCGGGAGGAGGACCTGCGGCAGTGCCAGAGGGAACGAGACGAGGCCGTGCTCAGGGAGACGACGCTGGAGAAAAAGGTTCATGATCTGGAGGTGGAGGCTGAGACAAAGGCCCACGCTAAAGACGAAAAAGTTCGACGCGTCAAACTCATGGAG GAAAGGGTCGCTCAGCTGGAGTTGGACCTGGATGAGGAGCGTCAGAGTGGAGACCAGCTGATGGACAGGATAGACCGAGGAAGAGAGcag ACCAAAGACCTGAAGAGCAGAGTGGCTCATTTAGAAGGCTCCCACAAGTCCAACAAAGAGGGCCTGGTAGCCCAGCTGGAGGATCGCATACAGGAGCTGGAGGGGAGACTGGAGGGGGAGGAAAG GGAGCGTGCCAACCTGCAGCTGGTGAACCGCAGGCTAGAGAGGAAGGTTAAAGAGATGATGATGCAGGGTGAAGAAGAACATAACTCATTGCAAGATCAAAAGGACCAA TTGAATCTGCGTCTAAAGGCCTTGAAAAGGCAGATGGACGAGGCTGAAGAGGAGATCGACCGACTGGAGCACAGCAAGAAGAAGCTGCAGAGAGACCTGGATGAGCAACAGGAGGCCAATGAGCAGCTCCACGGCCAGCTCAAAGCTCTGCAAAATGAGATCAG GCGTAAGAGCACCTCAGCACCACTGCTCAACACCCTGGACGATGACGACGACGACGAGGATGACGACATCAGCACCGACGGGGAGACGTACTTCAGCTCATCATTGGGGTACAAGCGCTCCTCAAGTCAGGACAACATCTTGTCCACCTTCACTTTGTAA
- the cgnl1 gene encoding cingulin-like protein 1 isoform X1 yields the protein MESYRVTGIPNSGPQRGHTQPSRPSRPHSNGAGTYGLSIRVQGIDGHPYVVLNNQDRGPQSFIDPNSNGYIDTEGSFIENYQEYDFKGGKEAGSNSPFMEYRSQKMTHYTGPENGIADSQGKKPSSLLNFQKHPELLQPYDPENNSLNLDSFHSLPLAETGNQHQSSSSKSAAPAPSNTKSSSLDRNKAPAQQEKRQLPLQSRSETALPKPKSQPQSLPPAQLAQPQNRPQSQVAQPQSNHRLANLNPPLLGSKTQQQPVPSDQPQPSTLLSPTNDQSKTSCRSPTSMSSANSSLERSRREPDVLPLRRTDSSGPVLQSSSRSRHSSSSSTSKALVDEQMDALYADTINRHENRRYIPFLPGSGRDIDTGSIPGVDELIEKFDGKDGSHQRRGRAGRRNRINPEDRKRSRSVDSAFGLPDGSSYMDGFSSQRGTSMEQVLRPSQLRLQKTASSQDSWLTAVDGKATTCVKSAPGSPQSTISKGVGAIQGYKKPQTRTSALPFKSKESKDSASSAGNVSTTSLSTSLSKPSSTADKKPSTEADVQATPDLLKGQRELSQQTHEETAKLILFSYLKDGSSDNDETTKRKVNLVFEKIQTLKSRATASAQGDNKPLDFAAQTKALKEQNDELGKEMAELKRQLEDQTTKNQADKRTVAGLKELQQELERSVEECKRLKEKLAKTEVELQTTVEELFQVKMEREQHQTEIRDLQDQLSEMHDELDLAKKSAADGEKDIIMADMMQLKMEMQEVFLAKEEQEEVLRRRERELTALKGALKEEVSAHDQEVDKMREQYEKEISRLQTSLVEAKQSSAAVVREKAEVEAAKGAVEGQAGRLTQEAERLRRRAQELENEVAKLNRIIDDAKLQESRQGERAGRMEREKKQLEESLAEIKEQEEEMSRANRALTIRLEDVQRNFSKLSTEHKELEVRLQEERTQKEQFKHMKNDMEDERRLLDRTVEKLQREMNDIVVASQSSTLELQEQIDIYKENNRRELTDLQRLLKERGQELEKCLLATNILQEELSRREEDLRQCQRERDEAVLRETTLEKKVHDLEVEAETKAHAKDEKVRRVKLMEERVAQLELDLDEERQSGDQLMDRIDRGREQVEQMRNELLQERASRQDLECDKMALERQTKDLKSRVAHLEGSHKSNKEGLVAQLEDRIQELEGRLEGEERERANLQLVNRRLERKVKEMMMQGEEEHNSLQDQKDQLNLRLKALKRQMDEAEEEIDRLEHSKKKLQRDLDEQQEANEQLHGQLKALQNEIRRKSTSAPLLNTLDDDDDDEDDDISTDGETYFSSSLGYKRSSSQDNILSTFTL from the exons ATGGAGTCATACAGAGTGACTGGCATTCCTAACAGCGGACCACAGCGGGGCCACACTCAGCCGTCCCGCCCCTCCAGGCCCCACAGTAATGGAGCTGGTACATACGGCCTCAGCATCCGTGTCCAGGGTATAGATGGACACCCCTACGTAGTTCTCAACAACCAGGACAGGGGTCCTCAATCCTTTATCGACCCTAACAGTAATGGGTACATCGACACAGAGGGCTCTTTCATTGAGAACTACCAGGAGTATGATTTCAAGGGAGGAAAGGAGGCTGGATCCAACAGCCCCTTCATGGAGTACAGGTCTCAGAAGATGACACATTACACTGGTCCTGAAAATGGCATAGCAGATTCACAAGGAAAGAAACCATCCTCCCTTCTGAACTTTCAGAAGCACCCTGAGTTACTGCAGCCGTATGATCCAGAGAACAACTCCTTGAACCTTGACAGTTTCCACAGCCTGCCTCTGGCTGAGACTGGGAACCAACACCAGAGTTCCTCCTCCAAATCTGCTGCACCTGCACCATCCAACACCAAGTCATCAAGCCTGGACCGGAATAAAGCTCCTGCGCAGCAAGAGAAAAGGCAACTTCCATTACAGAGCCGGAGTGAGACAGCCCTTCCAAAGCCAAAGTCACAACCCCAGTCTTTGCCTCCAGCCCAGCTCGCTCAGCCTCAGAACAGGCCACAATCACAAGTGGCTCAGCCGCAGTCCAACCATCGTCTCGCCAACCTGAATCCGCCTCTGTTAGGCTCTAAAACTCAGCAGCAACCAGTGCCTTCAGACCAGCCTCAGCCCTCCACCTTGTTGAGTCCCACAAATGATCAGAGCAAGACATCGTGCAGATCCCCAACTTCTATGAGCAGCGCCAACTCCAGCCTTGAGCGCAGCCGCCGTGAGCCTGATGTCCTTCCTCTTCGCAGGACTGACTCCAGTGGTCCAGTTCTTCAGTCCTCATCCCGTTCCCGCCACTCCTCCTCATCTTCCACCTCTAAGGCTCTGGTGGACGAACAGATGGATGCCCTGTACGCAGACACCATCAACCGCCACGAGAACCGCCGCTACATCCCTTTCCTCCCAGGTTCAGGCAGAGACATTGACACAGGTTCCATTCCTGGTGTTGATGAGCTCATTGAGAAGTTTGATGGCAAAGATGGCAGTCACCAACGCAGGGGCAGGGCAGGGCGCAGGAACAGAATCAATCCCGAGGACAGGAAGCGCTCCCGCAGTGTGGATAGCGCCTTCGGCCTGCCAGATGGCTCTAGCTACATGGACGGGTTTAGCAGCCAGAGAGGCACATCAATGGAGCAGGTTCTGCGTCCCTCACAGCTACGGCTGCAGAAAACAGCCAGCAGTCAGGACTCCTGGCTCACGGCTGTAGATGGTAAGGCTACAACTTGTGTCAAGAGTGCGCCCGGCTCCCCACAGAGCACCATCTCTAAAGGTGTCGGCGCCATACAGGGTTACAAAAAGCCACAGACTCGCACCTCTGCACTACCATTCAAGAGTAAGGAGAGCAAGGACAGTGCCTCCTCAGCTGGAAATGTTTCGACAACATCACTGTCAACATCGCTATCCAAGCCTTCTTCCACCGCAGACAAAAAGCCCAGTACAGAGGCAGATGTTCAG GCGACACCTGATCTTCTGAAAGGTCAACGGGAGCTTTCACAACAAACACACGAAGAGACTGCAAAACTAATTTTGTTCAGTTACCTCAAGGATGG aagcaGCGATAATGATGAAACGACGAAGAGAAAGGTCAACCTTGTCTTTGAGAAGATACAGACGTTGAAGTCTCGAGCCACAGCGAGCGCACAAGGCGACAACAAA CCCCTGGACTTTGCTGCGCAGACCAAAGCTCTGAAGGAGCAAAATGATGAACTGGGGAAAGAAATGGCTGAACTGAAGAGACAACTTGAGGACCAAACCACG AAGAATCAAGCTGACAAGAGGACAGTAGCAGGTTtgaaggagctgcagcaggagCTGGAGCGGAGTGTAGAGGAGTGCAAGCGTCTGAAGGAAAAACTAGCCAAAACAGAGGTCGAGCTCCAGACCACAGTGGAAGA GCTGTTCCAGGtgaagatggagagggagcaACACCAGACAGAGATCAGAGACCTGCAGGACCAGTTGTCGGAGATGCACGACGAGCTCGACTTAGCCAAGAAGTCAGCTGCAGATGGAGAAAAAGACATCATCATGGCG GACATGATGCAACTGAAGATGGAGATGCAGGAAGTGTTCCTGGccaaggaggagcaggaggaggtgctgaggaggagagagagggagctgaCAGCTCTGAAAGGAGCCCTGAAGGAGGAAGTGTCCGCTCATGACCAGGAGGTGGACAAGATGAGGGAGcagtatgaaaaagaaataagcaggCTGCAGACATCTTTGGTGGAGGCCAAGCAG AGCAGCGCAGCAGTGGTCCGTGAGAAGGCTGAAGTGGAGGCAGCCAAGGGTGCAGTGGAGGGCCAAGCAGGACGGCTGACCCAAGAGGCCGAGCGTCTGCGCAGGCGGGCACAGGAGCTGGAAAATGAGGTGGCCAAACTCAACCGCATCATCGATGATGCCAAGCTACAGGAGAGCAGGCAGGGGGAAAGAGCTGGCCGAATGGAG agagagaaaaagcaaTTGGAAGAATCTTTGGCTGAAATTAAGGAGCAAGAAGAGGAGATGTCGCGTGCCAATCGAGCGTTGACCATTCGATTGGAGGATGTGCAG AGGAACTTTTCCAAACTGAGCACTGAACACAAGGAGTTGGAGGTGAGGTTACAAGAAGAGAGGACTCAAAAGGAGCAGTTCAAGCACATGAAGAACGACATGGAGGATGAGAGGAGGCTGCTGGACCGCACAGTGGAGAAACTTCAGAGGGAG ATGAATGATATTGTGGTGGCGTCCCAGTCATCCACTCTGGAGCTCCAGGAACAGATTGATATTTATAAAGAGAACAACCGAAGGGAGCTGACAGATCTGCAGAGGCTTCTGAAGGAGCGAGGACAGGAACTGGAGAAGTGCCTACTGGCTACCAACATCCTGCAAGAAGAG TTGTCACGTCGGGAGGAGGACCTGCGGCAGTGCCAGAGGGAACGAGACGAGGCCGTGCTCAGGGAGACGACGCTGGAGAAAAAGGTTCATGATCTGGAGGTGGAGGCTGAGACAAAGGCCCACGCTAAAGACGAAAAAGTTCGACGCGTCAAACTCATGGAG GAAAGGGTCGCTCAGCTGGAGTTGGACCTGGATGAGGAGCGTCAGAGTGGAGACCAGCTGATGGACAGGATAGACCGAGGAAGAGAGcag GTGGAGCAGATGAGGAATGAACTCCTGCAGGAGAGGGCTAGCAGACAGGACCTGGAGTGTGACAAGATGGCTCtggagagacag ACCAAAGACCTGAAGAGCAGAGTGGCTCATTTAGAAGGCTCCCACAAGTCCAACAAAGAGGGCCTGGTAGCCCAGCTGGAGGATCGCATACAGGAGCTGGAGGGGAGACTGGAGGGGGAGGAAAG GGAGCGTGCCAACCTGCAGCTGGTGAACCGCAGGCTAGAGAGGAAGGTTAAAGAGATGATGATGCAGGGTGAAGAAGAACATAACTCATTGCAAGATCAAAAGGACCAA TTGAATCTGCGTCTAAAGGCCTTGAAAAGGCAGATGGACGAGGCTGAAGAGGAGATCGACCGACTGGAGCACAGCAAGAAGAAGCTGCAGAGAGACCTGGATGAGCAACAGGAGGCCAATGAGCAGCTCCACGGCCAGCTCAAAGCTCTGCAAAATGAGATCAG GCGTAAGAGCACCTCAGCACCACTGCTCAACACCCTGGACGATGACGACGACGACGAGGATGACGACATCAGCACCGACGGGGAGACGTACTTCAGCTCATCATTGGGGTACAAGCGCTCCTCAAGTCAGGACAACATCTTGTCCACCTTCACTTTGTAA